The genomic interval ATTGGTCGGATGATCGATGGCCCCTTGTCCCCGTTGATATTCAAAAGCGATACACCCTTTCCCGAGCCGGAACTTCCGATCGATTCTTCCGAGAACGAATTTTATTTTAAAAAAATTCTCTTTTTTGAAACGATCGAAGTACGGAAAAGACCGCCATCGGAACCGTAAAAGGTATGGAAATGCTTTCAATTCGCGCGGACCAATTCATCGAATCTACTTTAACGGAAAGAAAAAACGACGTAGTGACTATTCTGGTTCCAGAAAACTATTATCATAGTCTCGGACCGGAAGAACAAAAGAATCTTAGAAGGAAACTTCCCGCACTTTTAAGAAGGTATGGAAAATTTCTCGCTGGAGCTTCTCGGCTGAACGCAAGGGCGGGAAAGATTCTTTATCAAAAAGATCAAGGCAAGATGATTCGGATCAATTTTCGGGTCGAGTCCGGAATGTGGAATATTTTGGGTCTACTTGCGCTGAGTCACGGAGTCTCTCGGTGTTTTCTTTTTAATTATATGCTGGCTTTGGATTCTGTAGAAGTTGGAGATTCTATCGTGGAAACGATAAATGCGGGAGCTCCCACATTTCACAGCTATTACAGTTTCATCTGGCACTTGGATCTGCAAAGCAAAAGGATTTTCAGAAAATTAGAGTTCACTCCGAACCCCATTTTCCCAATTTTTTACGGGGATTATTGGATAAGAACGTCTTAGAGCAAACAAAACTACTTCATTTTGATCAATGACCGACGCGTTGTCAAAATTTGCAAATGGCAACCAAGTATAAATTTTATTCCCCTGTGTCCAAATTTTTCTTAACCTGGACCAACTCTTCTCTACTTTTCTGAATCACTTGCAAACGCTCTTGAATGATTTTTAAAGAAGAATCGGGAAAGTTTTTCTGAGAATCTTTGAAAAACTTCAGACTGTATTCTAAGATTTCCTCCATATCATTGGATCGTTTGATCTTAGAATCCAAATAGAATTTCATCTCCGGCTTTTCAACTTCTCTTCCTTCAAGCAACGCGGTCCGAATTTCGGAAATTCTTTCTTCGTCTTTTCTTCTTTTTTCCTCTTCTTCCTTTGTCAATTCTCGAGGAATCATACTGTTATTCGGAAAACGTTCTGCGAGAGGTTTGACTTTCTGGATCACTTCCTTTCTCAACCGTTCCTTTTCTTCGGGAGAAAGACTGGAATAGCCGCCTTCGGCGGCTTCAGAAGAAACCTCATTCGAACCCGAGTCCGTCTCTGAATTTTCGGCAACTTCCGATTTCGAAAAATCCAAAAAGTTACCGGATTCAAAAAGAGAATTCTCATCTTGAACAACCGTATTTCTGCTCAGACCACTCTTCAATTTTTCATTTTCTCCGGAGAATCGAGTTTCTCCGTTCGCAAAAACAAGATAAATTAAGAATAGGATGGCGATCCCAAGACTCGCATAAAATATATTTTTTTTCATTCTGTTTGTAGAGGTAAGAAAATTCTAAACGTGCTTCCACCGTTCACTCTCGATTCTAAAGTGATCTCTCCGTTCATCTTGTGTAAGATCGTTCTCGAGATGGAAAGACCGAGACCGGTTCCTCCGATCCTCTTATTTCTGTCGTTCGGAATTCGGAAGAACCGTTCGAACACTTTTTCGATATACTTCGGATCGATTCCAACTCCCGTATCCTTAATAAGGATCTCCAGCTTTCCTGCTTCGGGCTGAATCATCTTGATCTCTATCTTTCCCTTTTCCGTATATTTGATCGCGTTCACGAATAGATTCGTAATTACCTGCGAGAATTCAAAACGAATTCCTCGAATCTTCAACTTTTTCAATAACCCGACTTCGATTTCCAATCCCTTCTCTTTTGCCGATGGCCCGTTGGAATAAACGACTTCTTCGATCACAAGAGACGGATCGAAATTCTCAACCAAACCTGAATTATCGTCTCCTCTCACTTCCTCGAATTTTAACAGGTTCTCGATCAAATGATTCAATCGTTTGATATTCTTCTCGATCACGTCCAACATTCCACTCTGATCCTTGGAAAGAGAAGAATTCAACTCATTTCTTAAAAGTTCGAAGTAACCCTGTATATTCGTCATTGGAGAACGAAGTTCGTGACTTATATTCGAAATAAATTCGTGCTTCGCCTGTTCCGTTTCCTTCTTTTCGGAATCGAATAGGATATGAACCTGATAGATTTTTCTCGCCCTTTCAAATAATGCGGTAATACTCAAAGACACCTGCATTTCGGATTTATCTTTGAGTCTCATCTTCGCCTGATCCACGCGCAACATCGTCTCTGCCGATTTATTGGGAGACGACCACTCGCTCATTTCGCTTAAACCGGGAAACAAATCTTCCAGAGTTAGATTGTTTACGTTGTCTTTACTATATCCGGTAAGACTTCGAAAATTATAATTCCCTCCGATCAAGGCTCCGGATATGGAATCCAGAAGAATCACGGGTATCGGAGAAAATTCGAATAGATAGCTGAAACGATCTTCGGAGAATTGAAGCTCCATCGCCCGTTTGTCCATCTCTAATCCCTGCATCATCAACACATTATCTATTGCTAAATTATGAATTTCTTTTGCACGAATTTCTTGAAAGAGATAATCCAACATAGAATTGATGCCTGTTCGAATCGCCGAGGCAGTACCCTTAAGAGGGATCATCGGCAGACGGGCCGTTTTTTTGGAATTATAGATATTGAGTACGAGATTCTGAAGATCCGTAACCAAATCTCCCAGTTCTCTTCTATCCCCCGCCTTCTGTAAAAGAAGACTGGATTCATTCTTATTACTAAACTGCGCTTCCATCAGAGCAGTCTTTCTTGATTTCAACGCTTCCGGATATTGAGGAATCGGGTCTTTTGCGGCGATCTGTAGCGCTTCCAGCAATACGGGAGGCGGCTCTGTCAAATGATCCATCGATCTCCAATAAATTCTTCCGAGATATTCCAATTCCTCCGGATCGGCCGACGGAGAAAGCATCTCCTTTAAATCCTGAGACGGTTGTTTAAAAAAATAATGAAGCTGGTCCGCTTCGATCTTAAATTCGGGAACACTTTCGTGAATCGCGTGATCCGTAGATTCGTTCGTATTCTCGATCAAGGATTGGATCGCTCTCGTCACTGCGCTCTGAACCTTCTGAATTCGTTCCGGATACGTTTTCGCGAATTTTCCGCTGAACGCGAGCATATTCACGGGAAGACGATACGGCGGAAGATCTCTTCCGTCCGAAATTCTAAAGCCGTTGTTTAAAAAATGGGATTCCTGAACCGAACCGATCAACCCTAACGTGTTCGTCTGGGAGAATTCATATTCCAAAAGATAAGGGCGAGAGGAGACGTAGGCACAGCTGATTTTTTTTCGAAACTTGCTCGATCTCAAAAATTCCTGTGCAAGCAACTTATCCAAAGAAGTATTTTGCAAGACGGGAACTAAATACGGCGTACTATCCAGAATCGAATCCGTACTGGAATTGTATCTTGAATAAAAAGAGTGAATCATTCTCGAAAGGATCATTCCTCGATAAATCGACTTGTTCGGAGCGGTCCTTTTGAGATGCAGGTCCAACCAAGTCGTAAACGGAATTTCTCCTGCTTCGATTTTTCCAGTACCTAAAAATGCTAATATGGCATCGTAACTCTCAAGAATCCGCACCTGAACTTGGATGCCTTCTTTTTCAAAAAAGCCCCGGGACTTTGCGTATAAGATGGGGAATGCCGAAATTCTGGAAGTGATGGCAATTTCAATCACAGCGGCAGTATTTGACAGGCTTTCAAATTATCAAGAATCCCTTGAATTTTCATCAAAAAGAAAAAAAGGTCATCCTTTTTGAGAAATCTTCCGAGAGACATAATATGAGGATCGAAGAACTTCCCACCGTACAGTCCATCTTGAATCGAATCCGCGAGATCGAAAGTCTTCCGAGTCAATTTGTTCGGGAGGCTCCCGCCCCGATTCAAAAAACCCAGAGCGCGAACTTTGAATCGATTCTCAAATCGGCCCAAGAAATTCCGAAGCCTGCTTCGGAAACGGAATCCTGGAGAAACGCAAGAGGCGAACTCAAAGGCGTCGAACCTACCCTCGCTGAAATCATTCGTAAGGAATCGGAAAAGAATCACCTCGACCCAACTCTCGTCCAGAGCGTCATCAAAGCGGAATCCGGATTCAAAGCGAACGCGGTTTCCCCGAAGGGCGCAATCGGTTTGATGCAACTTATGCCGTCGACCGCGAGTCTCCTCGGCGTCGACGATCCTTCTGATCCGGCTGAAAACGTCGCCGGCGGAACGAAATTCTTAAGCGATCTCTTAAATAAATATAAGAATTTAGATCACGCCCTTGCGGCTTACAACGCAGGCCCGGGCGCCGTCGATCGATACGGTGGAATTCCACCTTACAAAGAAACTCAGAAATACGTCGCGAAAGTCAAAAAATTCTACGAAGAAGCTCAATAGTATTTTTTAATTTCGGTTTCGAGACATCCCGTGAGAGTTTTGCAACTCGCGGTTTCGATTTCGGAGAGACAAACCTGCATCTTGTCGAAGTGTTTTCTGCATCCTCTAAGACATGAATTTTCGATCTTCGCGGATTGTTCCTTTGCCACCATTCCGGGAAACATTTCCGTTACACAGCCCGTCAATTTTGTACAATACGTTAGACACACTTCTTTGGATTCTTCCGAATAGAACTCGTTCTTTTGAATCGCCCTTCCGTATTTGATGAGCATTACACCGAACATCAAAATCAAAAGTACATAAACCGGTGCGTACCGGACCAGATGTCGAAGTGTAGAATTCATTTGTTAACCGACTTCGAGTTTTCGGAAAGAATCGCCTCGGAGCTGTAAAGTTGGATTCTATCGTACCAATCCTGGTGTATTAGAATTTCTTTAACTCCCAGATCTCTTTTCCAAATCGACCAAGACTGTGCGGGCGAATAGACGTTCGGAAGCGAAGCTTTCGTTCTGTAAACAACTACGTCTCGTTTTCCATCCATACAATTCCTCTGCGCTCCGGGTAAAGAATGTTCCACCTTCGCGGTAGGCAATGCGTTCTTAAACGTCAATGCAACCCAAGGATTTTCGGATATGACACAAAGATTCTTACTTTCCTGGATTCTTCCACTCAAAGGAACGTCGGGAAGATTTACCGAAGGAATCAGAATCAGTTGCAGATAAAACATGAATCCGGTTCCGAGTAAGAGAGTCAGGGAAGTCTTATAAAGCACCGTTTTTCTTTCGGGAATCATCCAGAAGGCTCCTACAAGATTCGCAAAACCGACCCAGAGGAGATCCACCCATGCTTCCTGCCCTGACCGAAAATCCAAAAGGATCTTACCGAGTCCTAAGACGATGGAGACCACGACCAAAAATTGAAAGTTTCTCGATAGTGTTCCGGATAACGCGGATTCTTGTTCGCTTCTGGAAAAATACAGGCCGACTCCGATAAACGCTAGAGGAATCAACGGAAGAATATAGTAATAATCCTTTCGATTCGGCAATTCGTGTATTATGGAAATTGCAACCGTAGAAAAAATAAGGGTCCTGCCTATCATTCCTCCAAAACTAGGAGCTACTTTTAGAATCGACTTCGACATCGTTTCCAAAAGGAAAGGTGTAAAAGGAAGACAGTACAGGACCCACCCCAAAAGGATAATCAACTCATTTTGATTCGTCGTAGCGTTAGAAAATTTTCCTAAGTTCTCGGTAAAAAAGAATACTTTGAGAAAGGCGCTTCCTGCCGGTGAAAGTGAAGTCAGAATTCCTCCCCAGAGCGCAAGGACGCCGAGAGAAATCGTGTGAAAGAGAATCTGATCCAATGTCATCCTGAAAAATCTTTTTTTACCGGACCATTCTCCATTGGCTGTGAATTGAAACGCGTGAAGGAACGCCCAACCCGCCAACAAAGTTCCGGAATATACTTGGAACAATGGCCCTTTTACCAAACAAGCAAACCCGGATACGAAGGCGGCTCCGATCAAATAAGAACGATTTTTCTTTTTGAAAAATACGAGCAAGAGAAACGTGGAAAGCGTAAGAAGAAAAGTCATCAACGCTTCCATCATCACTAGTCTCGAAAATTTAAAAACTCCCAAGGTAAGAAGATAACTGGATGCGATGATCGCAGAATAGATCGGAGCCGCTTTGAAAAGCCTCAAAGCGAAATAAATCAAAATTCCCGTACCTGCAAAGAGAAACAAAGAAGGAAGTCTTTCCGCAGTTAGACTCATACCAAAAATCAAATCGGATGCGATACCAGTCCAAAAGAGTACGGGTGGTTTATATAGGTTCATGATCCCTTCGAATCTGGGGAAAAGAATTTCTCCGCTCTGAATGCTCTCTCGAATCGTGGCGATGTGCATCTCTTCGTCTCCTTGAGGAAGCACTGCCCTTGATCCGATGTTGGGAAATAAAAGAAGCACCGAAATCACAAAGAGAACCGCCGCGATCAGGAGGTCCCTTCGATTCGAAGAAATCTTTTGTAAAGAACCTTCCTGCGAAACACTGGAAATGAAAGAAGAACCGATCTTCCGGGAGGAGTTTGGCGTCATTTTACGTCCTCTTTTTATGTAATTGCTTACTTACTTATTGCAATCTTTTTCAAACGCTCAGAAAATGACAATCTAGATTAAAATTCAGAACGGAAAAAAGGGAAGACAGGGTCTCATTGAAAGGATGTTCCGTTATCGGGCGTCTTATTCAAGCGAACGTGTGTTAATGCGACTCCGTTCTGAAAGACTTCCTATCAGGGAATTCTCTGGAAATAGTGAGTGACACCGCTTCCAACGTAACTTTTATAGGGATCAAAATGAAATCGGCAAGGTCGAAGGCAAACAACTCAGAACAACTCATAAAGGATGAAAATGCTTGTGAAACGATCATCCGAAAACGGGACCGTTCGGCCACCGAAACCGCCATTCTCTTAGCCGCCATACAAGTTTTTGCGAAAAAAGGATATGATGCGGCCAATACAAAAGATATTGCGAAACTTGCCAATGCCAACGAAGCCTTGATCTTTCGTTACTTTGGAAACAAAAAAGGTCTTTTGGAAGCCATTCTTACCCGATCCGATGAAATCAATTCGGATGAAACCTCAACGCGTCAAAAAAACCAAGAGAGTTATCAAGATTTAGAAGCAAGTCTTCAGTATTCCATGTCCGGAAAATGCAGAGACTTTCGAGAAGCCGAAGATTTTATGAAAGTCGCGGTGAGCCAAATCATCTTGGATCCGGAAGTCAGTCAGATCATCCAGAAAAAAATCTATACGAAGGCTCTTCCCGAGTTCACCGCCGAACTTGAGAAATTCAAGAAGGCTGGGAAAATCGACCCCAAAGCGGACCTCAAATCGATCGCTTATGCAATCTCATCTCTTACCTTCGCGTTAGGTTTTATGGGCCAGTGCGTCTATAAAATTCCCCCAGCAGAAATCCAAGCTACGATTAAAGAAATTGCAAGAGTCATCAGAAAAGGTTTGGAACCCGAAACGAAGAAAAAATCTTCGAAGTAAGTTAAAAACGTTTCCTAGAAGAATTTGCATCTTGTGAGAGTTCCCACAAGAGCTTTCCGGCTTGTTCGGTCGCTTTGTCGACCTCTTCTCTCCTCCTCGACGCGAAATTGTTTCATTTTAGGAAAATGTGGGAACTCTCACAGAGTTTTACTATGATGTAGAAGTAAGAGCTCCTACAAAAACGCTTCACTTTTTGGCGATTCTTGTTTCAGTTTCTTTTCTTGGTAAAGTGATTCATCGAAGGTGAGAGGTACGACTTTTTATGGGAAAAAAGGAATTACGAGAAGGAGAGAAAACGTCTTCTTTCTAAGAAAAAATCTTAAAAAGAAGACGATCGAAAAAGCTTACCCTTTCTTTCTTTGTTCTTCGCTGATCAGGTTCAGAGCGCTTCCCGCTTTGAACCAAGCAATCTGCTGAGCATTGAACGTATGATTCACTTTGATCTCATTCTTAGATCCGTCTTTGTGGTGTAAAACGAGAGTCAGAGGAGTTCCTTCTTGAAAAGAAGTCAGACCGAGAATGTCGATCGTATCCTCTTCTTGAATTTTATCATAGTCCGCTTTGTCTGCAAACGTAAGAGCAAGCATCCCCTGCTTCTTTAAGTTGGTTTCGTGAATTCTCGCAAAGGATTTCACAAGAACCGCTCTCGCGCCGAGATGTCTCGGTTCCATGGCCGCGTGTTCTCTCGAAGAACCTTCTCCGTAGTTTTCGTCCCCTACTACGATCGATCCGATCCCCTTTGCCTTGTAAGCTCTTGCGGTTTGAGGAACGGGTTCGTATTCTCCCGTTAGCTGATTCTTCACCGCGTTGGTTTTATCGTTAAAGGCGTTTACCGCGCCGATCAAAAGGTTATTGGAGATGTTATCCAAATGTCCTCTGTATTTCAACCAAGGACCGGCCATCGAAATATGGTCTGTCGTACACTTTCCCTTCGCCTTGATGAGAAGTTTTAATCCTTTTAGATCGGTTCCTTCCCAAGGAGTAAACGGAGAAAGCAATTGAAGACGATCGGATTTGGGATCCACCGCAACGTTTACTTTGGAGCCGTCTTCTGCCGGCGCGAGAAAGCCCGCGTCCTTTACGTCGAAACCTTTTGGAGGAAAATCCAAACCAGTAGGAGGATCGAGTTTTACTTCTTTTCCGTCTTTACTCTTCAGAGTGTCGGTTAACGGATTAAAATCCAATTTTCCGGCGATCGCAAATGCGGTTACGATTTCGGGTGACGCGACAAACGCGTGAGTTCCCGCAAAGCCGTCGTTTCTCTTCGCAAAGTTTCTGTTAAACGAAGTGATGATAGAATTCTTTCTTTCCGGATCTTTTGTCTGACGACTCCACTGACCGATACAAGGACCGCAAGCGTTCGCGAGAACCACTCCTCCAATATCGGAGAATGTTTTGATGAGTCCGTCTCTTTCGATCGTATAACGAATCATCTCAGAACCCGGAGTCACGGTGTATTCCGCTTTGACTTCCAGATTCTTCTCGGAAGCTTGTTTTGCGATCGAAGCCGCGCGTGTGATATCTTCATAAGAAGAATTCGTACAGGAACCGATGAGTCCGACTTCCAAGTTGGTCGGCCAACCGTTTTTCGCGACCGCTTCCTTGAACTTGGAAAGAGGAGTCGCCAAATCGGGAGTAAACGGACCGTTGATATGTGGTTCGAGTTCGGAAAGATTGATCTCGATCACCTGATCGAAATATTTCGAAGGATCCGCGTAGACTTCTTTGTCTCCATTGAGATGTTCCTTGATTTTGTCCGCGAGTTCCGCAACGTCTTTACGATTCGTGTTCAAGAGATATTCTTTCATGTTCTGGTCGTAACCGAAAACGGAAGTGGTAGCTCCGATCTCCGCGCCCATATTACAGATCGTTCCTTTTCCAGTGCAGGAAAGGCTTTCCGCGCCTTCTCCGAAGTATTCTACGATCGCGCCGGTTCCACCTTTTACGGTAAGAATTCCGGCCACTTTTAAGATAACGTCTTTCGAAGAAGCCCAACCGGAAAGTTTACCGGTGAGTTTTACTCCGATGAGTTTTGGGAATTTTAATTCCCAAGCCATTCCCGCCATCACGTCCACCGCGTCGGCCCCACCGACTCCGATCGCGATCATTCCGAGGCCACCCGCGTTTACGGTATGAGAATCAGTTCCGATCATCATTCCGCCGGGGAATGCATAATTTTCTAATACGACTTGGTGAATGATTCCCGCACCCGGTTTCCAGAATCCGATTCCGTACTTGTTGGAAACGGAAGAAAGAAAATCATAGACTTCTTTGTTTACGTCGTTTGCGGTTTTTAGATCTTCCGTTGCGCCGTCTTTTGCTTGAATCAGGTGATCACAATGTACCGTAGAAGGAACAGCGACGGTGTTTCTTCCTGCGGACATAAACTGAAGAAGCGCCATCTGCGCGGTCGCGTCCTGCATCGCCACTCTGTCGGGAGCAAAGTCCACATAAGACTTTCCTTTTTCGTAAGCTGTTTTTGGTTCCCCGTCCCAGAGATGAGAATAGAGGATTTTTTCGGTAAGAGTAAGAGGTCGTCCAACAACGTTTCTCGCTTTTGTAACAAGATCCCCGATCTTTGCGTATCGGGCGCGAATCATTTCTATATCGAATGCCATTGTTTTCTCCGTTGATATTGAAACCTGTCCTTGGTGCGACACCAAAGAGAGCGGACCGAAGAGTTCTTAAGGCGCATCCAAAGATGCCTTCAGCGCTGTCCGTTTTGTTGGGATCCTTTTTGGGGAAGGGAACGTTTGGATTTCCTTCTTTCGTCAAGATCGGATCCGCACCAAAACACTGTCCTTTTTAGTTCATCGAATATGGGGACAAGTTATAAATTCATGCTCTTGCAAGCATTTAGTTTGTATAGGATTTTTCAGAAGAAGATTGAAAAATAGGATTTTGAAAAGGTGAGAGTTCCCACACCAAAAGAAAGTTCTTAGAATCCAATGATGAAATTCTAATTTTCAAGATCAGGGAGAAATGATCCCGAAAAAAACCGGTTTTGGATGAGAAAAAGTGGGAGGTCCTCCGGAGAATTTTTTCTCCGGATTCTTTCGAGGGGAATAAAGATTTTAGTTCTGAATTCTAAGTTCTACCCTTCGATTCTTTTCCTTTCCTTCCTCTTTGGAATTGTCTCCAATCGGAACACTCGCACCTTTAGGAATGATTTCAAATCGATCTCCGGAAATCCCGTTTCCGACAAGATAATCCCGAACCATCTCGGCCCGGAGAAGGGAAACCTTTCGGTTTACGGCCTCTGTTCCTTCGAGAGACGTATGCCCGATGATTTTCACACGAATCTTAGAATCCTCTTTCATCCATCTTGAAAGTTGATTGAGACTTGGTCTCGATTCCTTATGAACCTGGATGCTATTTTTCTCAAAGCGAATCGGATTTGTTTCAATCGTCTTGAATTTCGGATTGGAAGAGAATGTTTCCGCGTCCCCTTTTCCAAACCAAGAGAAAGAGGATTGTTTTTCGGATTCTGCCTTGTTCTCTTTTGAGGGAAGATTTTTTTCTTCTTTGGGAGTTCCCACATTTTCCTTCGGGAGAACTTTCTCTTCAACGACTCTTGCCGTTTCGATCGGTCTTTCTTTATTCTCGGATGAGAAAAGGGTCCAGAAAAAATAGATCAATCCAAGAAGAATCAGAAGTCCAGCGAGGAAGATAAGAATCGGAACCGTCTTGTCCTTTTTAAGATGCGGCTTTGCGGAAGGAGTCGGGATATAATTCGTGTATTCTCTCGCTGGAGATTCTTGGGGAGTTCCCACGTCTTCTTCTCCCCAACTCGCGGGGAAATTTGCCTCAGGAGATTCTTCTTCCGGAACGTGAAGAGAGACACTTTTCTCACTCTTCTTTTTGCCGTCTTGAACCCGTTTTGCCGCCCATTTTCGAACTTCGGTCCGAAACCATTCGTCCGCTTTTTCCGTGAATTTGTAATTTTCCCGAATGTGCTCGATCGTATTTTTCTCGATATCCGTATAACTGTTATTATCTTTTACCGCTTTTAAGAGTTGCTTCGCGTCGTTCACCGAAATTCTACCATCGCGTTTGCTCGAAGTAAATTCTTCCGCAAGCTGAATGAGCTCTCGGTCGTACTTTCTACCCTTGATTGTAACGTAGTAGTTTTCTTTTTTCGCCATGATCCCCGCCGCACCAAGATTTAGGGAAGAATTCATTCCCTGCAACCAAAGTTTTTAGTCCCTTCTCTTTGTTCTTTCTCTTCAAAATGTCATTACGGGTCCGTAATGGGATTCTTTTTTTTATCTTTTGAATTTCCAGGCAATCCCCTTGAAAGATGGAGGTCCTACTTTCCCATTCTATCTCAGGTCTTCCTATAAAAGAATAAATTTTTGTTAGAGAGAAGCTATGTATATATAGTATCGAACTTTCGAAACGAATTGTTGACCCTTTGTTTGTCAGAACTTCCCATAATAAGGGCTCGTTTCTCTGAGAGAGGCCCCTCCGAGGATAGACAAGAAAAGTCTATCCAAACCGATGGAGATCCCACAAGAATTCGGAATTCCTTCTCGGAGGGCCCGTTCCAACCCGGGGTCGATCGGGAAAATCTCCTTTCCCAAAGTTCTCCGAAGATTCTGCTCGGAACGAAAACGAGAAAACTGTTCTTCCGGATCTGTAAGCTCTTGAAACGCGTTTCCCAATTCTAAGTTTCCGAAATAAAGCTCGAACCTTCTCGCAAAACCGTTTTCAATCTGAGAGAGAGCGGCAAGCTCCGGAGGATAATGATAGAGGAAATTAAAACCTTTCGGAAGGTTTGATTCCACGAGATTTAAGAAGACAAGGAAAAAAGAATCTTCATACGTCCTCTCTTCATCCGGATTTGCTGTAAGTCTTCGGTCCTTCACTACACGATTGAGTTCCTCGTGAGAGATCCCACATCCGGCATATTCTCGGAGAGCTTCCTCGACGGAAATTCTTCGGACGTCGCTCCTCTGAAAACCGAAAGGCTGAAATCTCCTCTCGAGGACTTCAAGGAATTCCGTGCAAAAGTCCATCAAACCTTCCAAACTCATTCCGAGAGTGTAGAATTCCAACATCAGGAATTCCGCGCTATGAAAAGGACTCCCTTCTTCTCCCGAACGAAACGTGTGGGTAATTTCGTAAATTCTCTCCAATCCTTTTGAGAGAATTTCTTTAAGAGAATATTCAGGAGACGTAATTAAATATCCCTTCTCATTTTGAGAAGGGGAATGAACCAAAAAAGGATCCAGATACGGTTCCATAGAAGGAACGGCTTTTAGACAAGGCGTGTCCATCTCTAGATAATCTTTCTCTTCAAAAAAGTTTCTTATAACGGATAAGAATTTGGCTCTCCGAATCAAAATTTCCCGGCTCAATTCATTCATCTGACTTTAGCTTTTTCCTCCTTGATTTCATTCCAAAAAAAGATTCTCCTGACTTTTAGAATCTTTCTCTTGTAGGATGTCTCACAAAAAAGGCTTCCAAAGAAAGATACGATTGAAGAAAAAAAATGGACCCTATCCAAAGGTATCAGCATTTCGAAATCCGAAAGAACCGACAGTCCACGGAAGTAGTACCTCTAACCGCGATCTTCGACGAATCATCCTTCGATGAGTTAAAATCCATCCTCGCGCTTGTCTTCTATCAGTCGAGCCTTCATGTAAAGATCAATCTCGGAGGGGTTCAGGTCCTTCCTCTTCCAGTCGCAATGAAAATTCTTTCATTCGCATTCGACCTGAGATTGAAAAACAGAACCTTGGTTCTAACCGGTGCGAGTC from Leptospira stimsonii carries:
- a CDS encoding lytic transglycosylase domain-containing protein, producing the protein MRIEELPTVQSILNRIREIESLPSQFVREAPAPIQKTQSANFESILKSAQEIPKPASETESWRNARGELKGVEPTLAEIIRKESEKNHLDPTLVQSVIKAESGFKANAVSPKGAIGLMQLMPSTASLLGVDDPSDPAENVAGGTKFLSDLLNKYKNLDHALAAYNAGPGAVDRYGGIPPYKETQKYVAKVKKFYEEAQ
- a CDS encoding ArnT family glycosyltransferase encodes the protein MTPNSSRKIGSSFISSVSQEGSLQKISSNRRDLLIAAVLFVISVLLLFPNIGSRAVLPQGDEEMHIATIRESIQSGEILFPRFEGIMNLYKPPVLFWTGIASDLIFGMSLTAERLPSLFLFAGTGILIYFALRLFKAAPIYSAIIASSYLLTLGVFKFSRLVMMEALMTFLLTLSTFLLLVFFKKKNRSYLIGAAFVSGFACLVKGPLFQVYSGTLLAGWAFLHAFQFTANGEWSGKKRFFRMTLDQILFHTISLGVLALWGGILTSLSPAGSAFLKVFFFTENLGKFSNATTNQNELIILLGWVLYCLPFTPFLLETMSKSILKVAPSFGGMIGRTLIFSTVAISIIHELPNRKDYYYILPLIPLAFIGVGLYFSRSEQESALSGTLSRNFQFLVVVSIVLGLGKILLDFRSGQEAWVDLLWVGFANLVGAFWMIPERKTVLYKTSLTLLLGTGFMFYLQLILIPSVNLPDVPLSGRIQESKNLCVISENPWVALTFKNALPTAKVEHSLPGAQRNCMDGKRDVVVYRTKASLPNVYSPAQSWSIWKRDLGVKEILIHQDWYDRIQLYSSEAILSENSKSVNK
- a CDS encoding DUF1564 domain-containing protein — its product is MEMLSIRADQFIESTLTERKNDVVTILVPENYYHSLGPEEQKNLRRKLPALLRRYGKFLAGASRLNARAGKILYQKDQGKMIRINFRVESGMWNILGLLALSHGVSRCFLFNYMLALDSVEVGDSIVETINAGAPTFHSYYSFIWHLDLQSKRIFRKLEFTPNPIFPIFYGDYWIRTS
- a CDS encoding LIC_20245 family lipoprotein, which gives rise to MKKNIFYASLGIAILFLIYLVFANGETRFSGENEKLKSGLSRNTVVQDENSLFESGNFLDFSKSEVAENSETDSGSNEVSSEAAEGGYSSLSPEEKERLRKEVIQKVKPLAERFPNNSMIPRELTKEEEEKRRKDEERISEIRTALLEGREVEKPEMKFYLDSKIKRSNDMEEILEYSLKFFKDSQKNFPDSSLKIIQERLQVIQKSREELVQVKKNLDTGE
- a CDS encoding Cys-rich protein, which gives rise to MNSTLRHLVRYAPVYVLLILMFGVMLIKYGRAIQKNEFYSEESKEVCLTYCTKLTGCVTEMFPGMVAKEQSAKIENSCLRGCRKHFDKMQVCLSEIETASCKTLTGCLETEIKKYY
- a CDS encoding ATP-binding protein, with the protein product MIEIAITSRISAFPILYAKSRGFFEKEGIQVQVRILESYDAILAFLGTGKIEAGEIPFTTWLDLHLKRTAPNKSIYRGMILSRMIHSFYSRYNSSTDSILDSTPYLVPVLQNTSLDKLLAQEFLRSSKFRKKISCAYVSSRPYLLEYEFSQTNTLGLIGSVQESHFLNNGFRISDGRDLPPYRLPVNMLAFSGKFAKTYPERIQKVQSAVTRAIQSLIENTNESTDHAIHESVPEFKIEADQLHYFFKQPSQDLKEMLSPSADPEELEYLGRIYWRSMDHLTEPPPVLLEALQIAAKDPIPQYPEALKSRKTALMEAQFSNKNESSLLLQKAGDRRELGDLVTDLQNLVLNIYNSKKTARLPMIPLKGTASAIRTGINSMLDYLFQEIRAKEIHNLAIDNVLMMQGLEMDKRAMELQFSEDRFSYLFEFSPIPVILLDSISGALIGGNYNFRSLTGYSKDNVNNLTLEDLFPGLSEMSEWSSPNKSAETMLRVDQAKMRLKDKSEMQVSLSITALFERARKIYQVHILFDSEKKETEQAKHEFISNISHELRSPMTNIQGYFELLRNELNSSLSKDQSGMLDVIEKNIKRLNHLIENLLKFEEVRGDDNSGLVENFDPSLVIEEVVYSNGPSAKEKGLEIEVGLLKKLKIRGIRFEFSQVITNLFVNAIKYTEKGKIEIKMIQPEAGKLEILIKDTGVGIDPKYIEKVFERFFRIPNDRNKRIGGTGLGLSISRTILHKMNGEITLESRVNGGSTFRIFLPLQTE
- a CDS encoding TetR/AcrR family transcriptional regulator; translated protein: MKSARSKANNSEQLIKDENACETIIRKRDRSATETAILLAAIQVFAKKGYDAANTKDIAKLANANEALIFRYFGNKKGLLEAILTRSDEINSDETSTRQKNQESYQDLEASLQYSMSGKCRDFREAEDFMKVAVSQIILDPEVSQIIQKKIYTKALPEFTAELEKFKKAGKIDPKADLKSIAYAISSLTFALGFMGQCVYKIPPAEIQATIKEIARVIRKGLEPETKKKSSK